The Streptomyces sp. Alt3 genome has a segment encoding these proteins:
- a CDS encoding DUF6059 family protein, with the protein MRRGRRWTAGTPLALRLLRALCRSLTAYGAPYAGVDPESTVTGPSPAGSGPAGAHPERVRPDVPLTPSERAHARELGSP; encoded by the coding sequence GTGAGGCGGGGCCGGAGGTGGACGGCGGGAACGCCGCTCGCCCTGCGCCTGTTGCGCGCGCTCTGCCGCTCGCTGACCGCCTACGGGGCGCCGTACGCGGGGGTGGATCCCGAGAGCACGGTCACCGGGCCGTCCCCGGCGGGGAGCGGGCCCGCCGGGGCTCACCCGGAGCGGGTGCGGCCGGACGTACCGCTCACCCCGTCGGAGCGCGCCCACGCCAGGGAACTGGGCTCGCCCTGA
- a CDS encoding NmrA/HSCARG family protein translates to MTDRPLVLVTGATGAQGGSVARHLLRSGRWAVRAVTRDPRSAAAAALTALGADVVACDLTDPPQVHRSVAGVDAAFLVTDYWSLKEREYEVARRTADAVLAAGAGTLVHSSLPEAHRRSGGALALPHHDGKARLEAELRASGSPVVTVHLSTYYENWPACRLRRQEDGTFAFTLPHGDTPLPAVSVADLGPLVAAVLDAGPALHGDVVKAVGDLLPPAAYAAALTRSLGVPVAYRDVPYETYRKLPLPHARAVADMLEFTRRYPDVTTADVARARALHPGLRTFESWADSAQDRFAHLLR, encoded by the coding sequence ATGACCGACAGACCCCTCGTCCTCGTCACCGGAGCCACCGGGGCCCAGGGCGGGTCCGTGGCCCGCCACCTCCTGCGGTCCGGCCGCTGGGCGGTGCGGGCCGTCACCCGCGACCCCCGGTCGGCGGCCGCCGCCGCGCTCACGGCCCTGGGCGCCGACGTGGTCGCCTGCGATCTGACCGACCCCCCTCAGGTGCACCGGTCGGTGGCCGGAGTCGATGCCGCGTTCCTGGTCACGGACTACTGGTCCCTGAAGGAGCGTGAGTACGAGGTGGCCCGCCGGACGGCGGACGCCGTCCTCGCCGCGGGCGCGGGGACGCTGGTGCACAGCAGCCTGCCCGAGGCGCACCGCCGCAGCGGCGGCGCGCTGGCCCTCCCGCACCACGACGGCAAGGCGCGGCTGGAGGCGGAGTTGCGCGCGAGCGGCTCGCCCGTCGTCACCGTCCATCTGTCCACCTACTACGAGAACTGGCCGGCATGCCGGCTGCGCAGGCAGGAGGACGGCACGTTCGCGTTCACGCTGCCCCACGGGGACACCCCGCTGCCCGCCGTTTCCGTCGCCGATCTCGGCCCGCTGGTCGCGGCGGTGCTGGACGCGGGACCCGCGCTCCACGGCGACGTGGTCAAGGCCGTCGGTGATCTTCTGCCGCCCGCCGCCTACGCCGCCGCGCTCACCCGTTCACTCGGTGTCCCGGTCGCCTACCGGGACGTGCCCTACGAGACCTACCGGAAGCTGCCGTTGCCCCACGCACGCGCCGTCGCGGACATGCTGGAGTTCACCAGGCGGTACCCCGACGTCACCACCGCGGACGTGGCGCGCGCCCGGGCCCTGCACCCGGGCCTGCGGACCTTCGAGTCCTGGGCGGACTCCGCCCAGGACCGGTTCGCCCACCTCCTGCGGTGA
- a CDS encoding acyl carrier protein, giving the protein MKGFTLADLKRVMRECAGEDENVDLDGDILDAPFENLGYDSLALLETATRIERELGVRMPEEVLSGARTPRLLLDAVASAR; this is encoded by the coding sequence ATGAAGGGCTTCACCCTCGCCGACCTGAAGCGCGTGATGCGGGAATGCGCCGGGGAGGACGAGAACGTCGACCTGGACGGCGACATCCTGGACGCGCCGTTCGAGAACCTCGGCTACGACTCGCTCGCGCTGCTCGAGACGGCGACCCGGATCGAGCGCGAGCTCGGTGTGCGCATGCCGGAGGAGGTGCTGAGCGGGGCGAGGACGCCCCGGCTCCTGCTGGACGCCGTGGCATCCGCCCGCTGA
- a CDS encoding beta-ketoacyl synthase N-terminal-like domain-containing protein, with product MTVHAPMSVSTAPGTRRDTALVTGLDVRAANGNGTEEFWQGLLEGRGGIGPITRFDASGYPSTLAGEIAHDPGEDLPGRLLPQTDRVTQLALVSAAEVLRDSGLDPAEAPEYGIGVVTANAAGGFEFGQRELENLWAKGPLYVSAYQSFAWFYAVNTGQISIRHGLRGPSGVLVTGQSGGLDAVGHARRMLRKGTPAVLTGAMESALCPWGHVAELTGGRLSTADSAEDACLPFGERAAGHVVAEGGALLMLEDGAAAHARGGVRPYGEVAGYAACFDPPPGSGRTAGPARAARAALADAGIEPADIGAVFAEGAAVPELDAQEAAAITEVFGPDAVPVTAITSRTGRPGAGASALDLAAALLAVRDGLIPPTADVGRLPAAYRIDLVTGRPRPMAGGAALVLARGHGGFNSAVVVRRCERTPR from the coding sequence ATGACCGTCCACGCGCCCATGTCCGTGTCCACGGCCCCCGGAACCCGGCGGGACACGGCCCTCGTCACCGGCCTCGACGTACGCGCGGCCAACGGAAACGGCACCGAGGAATTCTGGCAGGGCCTTCTGGAGGGACGCGGCGGCATCGGTCCGATCACCCGCTTCGACGCCTCCGGTTACCCGAGCACGCTGGCCGGCGAGATCGCCCACGATCCCGGCGAGGACCTGCCCGGCCGCCTGTTGCCCCAGACCGACCGCGTCACACAACTCGCGCTGGTCTCCGCCGCCGAGGTGCTGAGGGACTCGGGCCTGGACCCGGCCGAGGCGCCGGAGTACGGGATCGGAGTGGTCACCGCCAACGCCGCCGGAGGGTTCGAGTTCGGTCAGCGGGAGCTCGAGAACCTGTGGGCGAAGGGCCCCCTGTACGTCAGCGCCTACCAGTCGTTCGCCTGGTTCTACGCCGTCAACACCGGCCAGATCTCCATCCGGCACGGCCTGCGCGGTCCCAGCGGCGTCCTGGTCACCGGCCAGTCCGGCGGACTGGACGCGGTCGGCCACGCGCGCCGCATGCTGCGCAAGGGCACCCCGGCGGTGCTCACCGGGGCGATGGAGTCGGCGCTGTGCCCCTGGGGGCATGTGGCGGAACTGACCGGCGGCCGGCTGAGTACGGCCGACAGCGCCGAGGACGCCTGCCTGCCCTTCGGGGAGCGCGCCGCCGGCCATGTCGTCGCGGAGGGCGGCGCGCTGCTGATGCTGGAGGACGGGGCCGCGGCTCACGCCCGGGGCGGTGTCCGCCCTTACGGCGAGGTGGCGGGTTACGCGGCCTGCTTCGACCCTCCCCCGGGCTCGGGGCGCACCGCCGGCCCCGCCCGGGCCGCGAGGGCGGCACTGGCCGACGCGGGGATCGAACCGGCGGACATCGGCGCGGTCTTCGCCGAGGGAGCGGCTGTTCCCGAGCTCGACGCGCAGGAGGCCGCGGCGATCACCGAGGTCTTCGGGCCGGACGCCGTCCCGGTCACCGCGATCACCTCCCGCACCGGACGCCCGGGGGCCGGCGCCTCCGCACTCGACCTCGCGGCGGCGCTGCTCGCCGTCCGCGACGGGCTGATCCCCCCGACCGCCGACGTCGGCCGTCTTCCGGCGGCGTACCGGATCGATCTCGTGACCGGCCGGCCCCGACCCATGGCCGGCGGCGCGGCACTGGTGCTGGCGCGTGGGCACGGCGGCTTCAACAGCGCCGTGGTCGTGCGCCGGTGCGAACGGACACCCCGATGA
- a CDS encoding beta-ketoacyl-[acyl-carrier-protein] synthase family protein — MNRRVAVTGIGVVAPGGNGTKEFWSLITSGRTATGPLTAFDATPYRSRIAAQCAFDPLAAGFSPREVRRLDRAAQFAVACAREALADAGLASGTTSVPERTGVSLGTAVGCTTSLENEYAVVSDGGREWLVDHRHAVPQLVDHLVPSSLAREVAWAADALGPVAVISAGCTSGLDAVGHACEIIREGTADVMLTGGTDAPISPITVASFDAIRATSARNDDPATASRPFDRTRDGFVLGEGAAVLVLEEWSHAEARGAHVYAEIGGHASRGNAYHMTGLRPDGREMAEAITRALDEARLDPTAVDYVNAHGSGTLQNDRHESAAFLRALGEHARGVPVSSIKSMIGHSLGAIGAIEIAACALALEHGVVPPTANLHEPDPECPLDYVPVTAREQRLDAVLTVGSGFGGFQSAMVLTRPEGTRR; from the coding sequence GTGAACCGCAGGGTCGCCGTCACCGGAATCGGCGTGGTCGCGCCCGGCGGAAACGGGACGAAGGAGTTCTGGTCACTGATCACTTCCGGCCGGACCGCGACGGGCCCCCTGACGGCCTTCGACGCGACGCCCTACCGTTCGCGCATCGCCGCACAGTGCGCCTTCGACCCACTGGCCGCCGGCTTCTCCCCGCGCGAGGTCCGCAGACTGGACCGCGCGGCCCAGTTCGCCGTGGCCTGCGCCCGGGAGGCGCTCGCGGACGCCGGTCTCGCGTCCGGCACCACCTCGGTGCCCGAGCGGACCGGAGTGTCCCTGGGCACCGCCGTCGGCTGCACGACGAGCCTGGAGAACGAGTACGCCGTCGTCAGCGACGGCGGCCGCGAGTGGCTCGTGGACCATCGCCACGCCGTGCCGCAACTGGTGGACCACCTCGTCCCCAGCAGTCTGGCCCGGGAGGTGGCGTGGGCGGCGGACGCCCTCGGCCCCGTCGCGGTGATCTCGGCCGGCTGCACGTCCGGGCTGGACGCCGTGGGACACGCCTGCGAGATCATCCGCGAGGGCACCGCCGACGTCATGCTCACCGGCGGAACCGACGCGCCGATCTCCCCGATCACCGTCGCCTCCTTCGACGCCATCAGGGCGACCTCCGCGCGCAACGACGACCCGGCCACCGCCTCGCGGCCGTTCGACCGCACCCGGGACGGCTTCGTCCTGGGCGAGGGCGCCGCCGTGCTGGTGCTGGAGGAGTGGTCGCACGCCGAGGCCCGGGGCGCGCACGTCTATGCAGAGATCGGCGGTCACGCCTCGCGCGGCAACGCCTACCACATGACGGGTCTGCGTCCGGACGGCCGGGAGATGGCGGAGGCGATCACCCGGGCGCTCGACGAGGCCCGGCTGGACCCGACCGCGGTCGACTACGTCAACGCGCACGGCTCCGGCACCCTGCAGAACGACCGCCACGAGTCGGCTGCCTTCCTGCGTGCCCTCGGCGAGCACGCCCGGGGCGTTCCTGTCAGCTCCATCAAGTCGATGATCGGCCACTCGCTCGGGGCGATCGGGGCCATAGAGATCGCCGCGTGTGCCCTCGCCCTGGAGCACGGAGTCGTGCCTCCCACCGCCAATCTCCACGAACCGGATCCCGAGTGCCCGCTGGACTACGTGCCGGTCACCGCCAGGGAGCAGCGACTGGACGCCGTCCTCACGGTGGGCAGCGGTTTCGGCGGCTTCCAGAGCGCCATGGTGCTCACCCGGCCCGAAGGGACACGCAGATGA
- a CDS encoding MarR family winged helix-turn-helix transcriptional regulator: MAAQPAVSLGDFSTLFALAGRSTRLRSERLLNDFGLHVGQQFFMRCLWEQDGSTVGELARRVRVEAPTATQAVKRMEAAGMVRRTPDEQDARRSRVWLTPLGRHTWPLVTAALAELERDLLAPFTQEEREQFMSLLLRLYETSLPAEGDGADGSRTG, encoded by the coding sequence ATGGCTGCTCAGCCCGCCGTGTCCCTCGGGGACTTCAGCACCCTGTTCGCCCTGGCAGGGCGTTCCACGCGCCTTCGGTCCGAACGTCTGCTCAACGACTTCGGACTGCACGTCGGCCAGCAGTTCTTCATGCGCTGTCTCTGGGAGCAGGACGGAAGCACGGTCGGGGAACTCGCCCGGCGGGTCAGGGTGGAGGCGCCGACGGCGACCCAGGCCGTCAAGCGCATGGAGGCGGCCGGGATGGTGCGCCGCACCCCGGACGAGCAGGACGCCCGGCGCAGCCGGGTCTGGCTGACACCGCTCGGCCGGCACACCTGGCCGCTGGTGACCGCCGCGCTCGCCGAGCTGGAGCGGGATCTGCTCGCGCCCTTCACGCAGGAGGAGAGGGAGCAGTTCATGTCGCTCCTGCTGCGGCTGTACGAGACGTCCCTCCCCGCGGAAGGTGACGGCGCGGACGGAAGCCGTACGGGCTGA
- a CDS encoding nuclear transport factor 2 family protein, with protein sequence MPHTGTAPLDPARPGTDRLHGEITHFYARQMQALDDGRTDDWARTFTEDGVFLLHGGHDRAEGRPALAASSAKARAALAEQGVTHRHWLGMLAVEPRPDGSVAARCYALVIATGLGGTPALHRSTVCEDVLVRDGDTWLVEHRQVSRDDLA encoded by the coding sequence ATGCCGCACACCGGCACGGCACCGCTCGACCCGGCCAGGCCCGGCACCGACCGGCTCCACGGCGAGATCACCCACTTCTACGCACGGCAGATGCAGGCCCTGGACGACGGCAGGACCGACGACTGGGCGCGGACGTTCACCGAGGACGGCGTCTTCCTCCTGCACGGCGGCCACGACCGTGCGGAGGGCCGCCCCGCGCTCGCCGCCAGCAGCGCGAAGGCCCGTGCCGCACTGGCCGAGCAGGGTGTCACGCACCGGCACTGGCTCGGCATGCTGGCGGTGGAACCCAGGCCCGACGGAAGCGTCGCGGCCCGCTGCTACGCCCTGGTCATCGCCACCGGGCTCGGCGGAACCCCGGCCCTGCACCGCAGCACCGTGTGCGAGGACGTGCTGGTGCGCGACGGTGACACCTGGCTGGTCGAGCACCGCCAGGTCAGCCGGGACGACCTGGCCTGA
- a CDS encoding AfsR/SARP family transcriptional regulator, translating to MMDISVVILGILDLRFGDIACVPSAPKPKKVLALLLIYRNQIVPVSALVEELWGNRPPASARTTLQTYILTLRKLLQAAAPSAGELLVTAGPGYMLRIPDDAVDLHRFGRLAKQGREAISRGDDETGVVLLSQALDLYRGQVLADVDTGQPVTAHVTRLEELRLTTLGLCIDAEMRLGRHQELLDGLATLTAHHRFHENLHAQYMRALWRSGRRSCALDVYQRLRRALAEELGMEPAWFLQQLQRAILSSASPQPQMLAGGMPYETAG from the coding sequence ATGATGGACATTTCCGTCGTCATACTGGGGATCCTGGATTTACGATTCGGCGACATTGCCTGCGTTCCCAGCGCACCGAAACCGAAGAAGGTGCTGGCGCTTCTCCTCATCTACCGCAACCAGATCGTCCCCGTCTCCGCTCTGGTGGAGGAGTTGTGGGGCAACCGTCCACCGGCCAGCGCCAGGACGACGCTCCAGACGTACATACTGACGCTCCGCAAACTGCTTCAGGCCGCCGCACCCTCCGCGGGGGAACTGCTGGTGACGGCGGGTCCCGGATACATGCTGCGCATTCCCGACGACGCCGTCGACCTGCACCGCTTCGGCCGGCTCGCCAAACAGGGGCGCGAGGCCATCAGCCGGGGGGACGACGAGACGGGCGTGGTGCTCCTCTCGCAGGCCCTCGACCTCTACCGCGGACAGGTGCTCGCGGATGTGGACACGGGCCAACCCGTCACCGCCCACGTGACACGGCTGGAGGAGCTGCGGCTGACCACCCTGGGGCTCTGTATCGACGCCGAGATGAGGCTCGGCCGGCACCAGGAACTCCTCGACGGGCTGGCCACACTGACCGCCCATCACCGCTTCCACGAGAACCTTCACGCGCAGTACATGAGGGCCCTGTGGCGGTCGGGGCGCCGCTCGTGCGCACTGGACGTGTACCAGCGGCTACGACGCGCCCTGGCCGAGGAACTCGGAATGGAGCCGGCCTGGTTCCTCCAGCAGCTCCAGCGCGCCATACTCTCGTCGGCCTCGCCGCAGCCTCAGATGCTGGCGGGAGGGATGCCGTACGAGACGGCCGGCTGA